The following is a genomic window from Pyricularia oryzae 70-15 chromosome 5, whole genome shotgun sequence.
CAAGGAAATCAATGGATGTCTTTATGGATGCGCGGAGCGACGATGTGACACACGAAACGCCTGATGTTATTCTGGCTACACCAATGAAGGACGACGACCAAAACAAGGACACGGTTGAGATCGAGGTTCCGGCCAGCTCTCCGATCAGGGAGTCTGTTTCAATTGAGGCAGATGCAGAGCTCGACCTCGCCCATCAAGCTCGAAGATCTAGTGCTAAGCTTGGTGCCGCGCTGGGCCGGTTTGCCTACACACCCGGAGTGACGAACTCGGGGAACGGCACGAAGATGGCTTACGGCCTACCAACACCTGAATCTAGCGGAGTGCCTGCCGCAGTTGCCCCCCGCTCGACGGCCGAGAAGAAGCGCGACCCATCCGGCTCTATGGAAACCCCCCGACTGACACCTCTGCAGCGTATCCACGCAAGCGCCATGCAGCGACACAGTCCTTCGGCTAGCCAGGGAACCAACGGAACACAGACGCAGAAGAGACGAGGCCCTAGACGTTCCCTCCCGCCTACCGCACCGGTCAACCCATCCTTTGTGCCTCTGCCAAATGTGGACCTTGCCGAGGTGGCAGCGTTGAGCCGAGGAGGCGGGGGGAGTGAAGACCTTCTTGTCCCCAATAGCGATGGGGAGAATGAGCCAGAATCTCCAAAGGTGGCCACAAGCCGGACTATGGACCTGGCCAGATTTTTGTGCCGATGAAAAAGTTCCTGAAGGAGATTTTATATAGCGGGGCGACGAATCCCGCGAGGCTACAGAAATTGCTTTGAGTTATTTACTTGGTCGGTTGTTTGTTGCATCGCATTATAATATACCCACTTGTATAGACGCCACTCAGCGTCAAGAGTTTTGTTGTTCTGTCATCATCAGGATGGAGTTTATCGGTTtaggttttgttttcttgggcATAGCATGCGAGTGCTTGGAATTTGTATCTCATGGGTATTGTTTCCTGTTCTTTTTAGCCCTGCCGCCATGGCATACGGTTTATATAGGATTACGTATCTCAATTCAATTGATACCATCGATACCTACTCAGGACTATGTGGAATTAACTGCCCATGGACATGATACAGTAAGGCCAGTGATTCAAAATGATTCAGCATCAGGGACCCTGGATTCCCTATTTAGGCTTGCTTGGTCGTGTGCCTGTGGTACTGTGACAGGGGTACCCTCTGTCGGAATTCTGACCGCCTGGCAGAAAATGCTGCCAAGATTTCGTTCTGACGGACCCTCACACGAAAAATCTTTACATTTTCGGCGCGGAGCTTTGGCCTAGTCGATTCCACCTAACCGCACCTACTCCGACCGCCTTGGGGGTAAATTCTGACGTTTTTGAATCGGCGCTTCTCGACACTCTACATCCGGAGACCGACCCGTGCAAGGCGAAGAATCTCTAGCCTGCGTTTTTCCCTGTCGGCCGCTTCTTCAAATATTAATTTACCGAAAAGACAAAGGTGACCGGGCTTAAACACAAACGGAAATGTCCGAGAACGACTTGCAGGTCGGTGCTTGCCCCGCTCGAAGTTCCCTGGTCGACCAATTATGGCTtcagagaagaaagaaaaaaatgctgATAGGCAAAACTGCAGGAGCGACTCCGCGAGTCTGCAAAGGCTTTCGATGGCCTTTTGTCCCTGATCCCAGCTCAGATCTACTACGGTGACCAACAACAAAACGTATGTCTTGTATATTTCTATCCAATGACGCGACAGCAAAGGTGTACTGAGCTCCCTGCTCGCCATGCTCCCCCCAATCGTCTCTTACCTACATCACCAGTAGTGAAGACAACCGCCTAGCCTACAATTTCACTTTGTGCTCTGGTTCAGCCCGACTTACCGCTCTGTCTTCATTCAGGACCAATGGAAGCGGAAAAAGCATACCAAGGCTGAGAAGAAGGCCGCAAAGCTTGGCAAGCTCGACCCCGACAGCGAAAAGAACCGCACCGTCCAGGAGGTACTTGAAGAGAGGGCACGCAGCAAGCGCAAGCTGGAGGATGTTGATAGCGCGGCTGAAGATGAAGCGGAGCAGGATGGAGATGATATAAGTCTGAACCTCGAGGGCATCGAGATGGAACAGCCCCTCAAGAGGCAGAAGACTGTCGAGAGCGAGagcgaggagggggatgaagagGAAGCCCCCGCGGCTGAGGATGCGGAAGTCGTGGCTGATGATGATGGTTCCAAGACTCTTTCTGCCAAAGATCAGAAGAAGCTCctcaagaagcaaaaaaagctGGAGAAGCTGGAGAAGAAGGCAGCCAAGACCAAAAAGTCCAAAGATGCTACCGACGAAGATGCAGAGCCGATACCAACACCCAAGAAGGCCTCCGAAGCTGCTGAGGCTGAAACGCCGCGCCCGACCACTGAGGAAGATGACCGCAAACCGGCGCCGGACAGTGAGCTGGCTCCTATCGAACTTGCTGGACTGGAAACAAACGACGGCGAGGGGCAGTCCGAAGCATCATCAGGGGAATCCAAATCAACTTCTCCAGTATTTGATACAGACTTACAAGCAAACAACGGTTCCGTGGAGCCCGCCAGCGCGGCAACTTCCATCGCTTCAGCTGCACCATCAGAAAAGGCCAAGCCCGCAAAACTACCGTCCAGCACATCCGACGCTTTTAAGGCCCGTCTTGCCGCCCGGATCGAGGAGCTCCGTAAGGCGCGCAAGGCTGACGGTGCCGAAGGAAAGCCTGCAATGACGCGTCAGGAGCTGATTGAATCTCGGCGTCAGAAGCAGGCCCAGCGCAAAGCCCACAAGCAGGAAGTGCGCAGGTTGGCAAAGGAGGAAGCTGACCGCAAGCGCGAGGAGGCCCTAGCCAGCGCACGTACTTCGCCGGGAAGCTTCATGAGCCCTCTGCGCCTGGGTGGATCTGACGCTGGCTCAGACTCGGGTACCAACAACTTTGCTTTTGGCCGCATTGCCTTTGCTGATGGTCAGCAGATGGCACACGACCTCAGCTACGTCAAagacgagaagaagaagaagggcccGTCGGACCCCAAGACGGCTTTGGCCAAGCTCGAGGCGCAGAAGAAGCGCATGGCAGGGCTGGACGAGGACAAGCGCAAGGAGGTTCTCGAGAAGGAGACTTGGCTTGCTGCCAGACGTCGGGCAGAGGGCGAAAAGATCCGCGACGACGAGACGCTGCTGCGCAAGGCGGTCAAGCGTAAGGAGCAggcaaagaagaagagcGAGCGCGAGTGGGGCGAGCGCAAGGCCGGCGTCGAGAAGGCCATCCGGGAGCGGCAGAAGAAGCGCGAGGACAACCTGCGCAAGCGCCGTGACGAAAAGGCTGCTGGAAAGatgggcaagaagaagggcggACCGACCAGgcccggtggcggcggcaagaaAAACCGCCCCGGCTTCGAGGGAGCTGGTTTCGGCGGCAGCAAGAGGAAGTGAAGGAccaaaattaaaaaatttcTTATTCTACATCATGTCATTGTTCAAGATAATTCTTTTGTCAGGCGCAGGCGGAGTTTGTTGGCGTTTGGCGTCTATGGGGGCGCCGTGGATTCGCTCTCTTTCTAACTCTCTCATGTTCACGCAAGTCTCTCTTGCCCCCGCATTGGATCGTCATCGAAATAGCATTTGCAGTGGTTTCAAGGTGAAGgttgggaaaaagaaaataatctCTTTTATAAAAAACGAATACATTAACAGGAACCGAACGCTTGACTTATTCTTTAAAACTGTTGTCCGCATTTGCCCTGGTTAATTATCAAAAGTAACCAACTAGTTGAATcatgataaaaaaaagatgaaaagaaaaatgaaAACGGTACAGAAAAAATCCCTCCTTTTTCTTCCGTAAGTAGGAAAAATGACATTCTACTCCCAAGCAGCAGCTGTTATGCTTGGCAAGtcgagagggaaaaaaaatcagaaaTGCGGCAACACTCTACGACCGTCCGATTCatcgtttctttttctgtcgTGGGCACCAGGTTTAGGCTTTGTTCGACTCTAGGACCaaggtttttgttttgtcccTCCAACGCCTTCCTATTTCGGTCCAGGAGACGGAAATTAAACATTGAAACTCCAACGTAGGGCGAGTAGTGTTTTGCGAAGCAGGCCGTCGGGGGGTTTAAGGGTGGAAAAGCCGAATGCCAATTCACTGGTGGTGGTCTCGCAGGAGGTGGTGAGCGAGCGGAAGAGCTTCGTAAATTGGGTGGGTATTGTTTGTGAATTTTTTTCGCGTCTGGGTCGACGAGGGTTGAATTTGGCAGGAGTTGTTCATAACAGTGAGTCGAGACGAGTGAAAACGCTCAAGCATGCTGCGACGACTTCGAGTTGGAGTTCTTTATCTTTGCCCTTTGCGATTTCCtgtaaaagaaaacaagcagAACAGTCAGTCACAATGCTATACATATCATATGGATTATATTCAAACGAAAGCACAAGACGGGGTAGAAAAAAATGCTTACATCACTGATAACCTGGGGCAGGTTGGCACCGATCCCGTGTGCCGTGGCCTTCTTCCCAAACGGCCACTGGCTGTACTCTGCGAGCAGCTCGTCGGTCTGGGCAAAGGCGCGCTCGCGGGCCTCGTGGCCGAGGGTGCTGAGGGCGTTCTCGAGGACGTTGGCGGCGTAGGCGGCGCAGACGAGGGCGATGGTGCGGCTGTAGCGGAACTCGAGGTTCTCGGGCAGGAACTGAGAGCCGGGGAGGACGACGGTGCGCTGGGTCAGCACGTTGCGCACGCGCCGGCGTATTTCCTCCTTGGCGCCGCCGTCCACCACGGGGTGCGTGGCCATGTCGAAGAGGAGGAAGTTGCGCTTCTCTGTGCGCAGGATGCCCTTGTCCACCAGGCCCTTGGCCAGGCGCTCCCGCACCTGCTTGAGCTGATAGCCAATTTTCATCAAGTTCCAGGTCTCGCCTATTGTGGGGAGTTGCCCAGAGCAAGGCCTTTAGTTAGCATGAGGAGGTGGGATGGGCTGAGGTGGTGGGTTGTGGCCGATAACGACGGAAAGGGACATTTGTGTGCAAGAGTCATGTTCCAAGGGAGCAAAGAGAGCTTACCGCTCAGCAGGTCGATCCATGAACTGACGCTCATCTTTTCACTCGACTTCATCAGCTTCAAGGCCTCGTCCAGCAGTACCTCCCCGGTCAGCGAGTCGTCGATGACCTCCACCAAGCGATCGGCCAAGGGGAACCGCCGCCTGGAGGGGTCTTTTTGCATGCTGATGCGGCCGCGGAAGGCCAGCTCGATGACTATGCAGCCGCGCAGGGCATACGAGATGTTGTCGTTCCAGAAAGACAGGTAACCCTGCTTGTCCTTCAGGCCgagcagcaggacctccTCCATGAGCGTCAGCTTGGGCTGCTTGCTGCGCTCGGCGCTCTCGCTGATGTCGCGCGGGTCAAAGGCGATCTTGTGGCCGTTCTCGCCCTTTTCGTAGCTCGTCTCGggcgcgctgctgctgctctcttTTTGAAAGTTGCTCGACGAGTCGGATCGGCCAATGGCGCCcgcgttgctgctgctgccctcgtcgccgccggcccctgcgccgccgcctccgcctccGCCTCCGCCACCTCTTCGGCGGGTCAGGCCGCCCGATGCGTTGGTCGACATGGTGGATGGATGTGTTTTTGTGGACGAGAGGGCGGGATCGAAGAGGGCAGGATCAATTCAGAAAAAGGGGGGGTGTTTTGTTCGGTTTGCGGCAAACGTTGGTTGCGCTTTACAGGTTTAACGAgcggttgctttttttttttggtggcgGCCGATTTTGGGTAGCTCGGGGCGTTGCGTGTGTCGTGGCACGTCGAGATGACTTGGATAAGGTTCTTTCCAAGTACTTTCTGGtacagctttttttttctcccctatCGTCGGGAGGGTTTCTGAACAATGTCGTACTGACAATTAGCGCAAATGGGTTGCAGCAAATAGCAATGGGGAAACCAATTGCAAAATCCGCTTGTTGGTGAGCACTGTGCTCGGTTTGATGGGCTGAGTAAAATCTGGTTCGTGGTCTCTGGATAACAAAAGGTCAGCTCAAGTTGCTGCGCCGCTACGTGCAATGTGGACTAGACTGGGCAGAGGCTCTTTGTGGCGGCTCCTCCCAAGGCTGAGAGTTTGCACGAACTTGCCTACACCCAAGGTAAGGCCAGGTAAGTTACCTCGATGGACCTATGGGTCGGTCCGATCACCCTCAATCAATGGAATTGGTCGTTTGAGCCAGGGATGGAGcgcagggagaaaaaaaaaaaaaaaagccattcATTAGCAGCACCCAAGTCATTGGGGTCCTCCCTCAAGTCTCCAGTGTTCAGGGTAGGTGGTGGGGCTTATTTCCACATAAGCAAATCATCCCTTCAGGGGAATCCGAACCGGGGGAGGTGCAATCAATCCCTTGATTGTTGGTGCTGTTGACCATCCACTTTCAATTGGATTTGATCTCGAGCTCTCACTCACTCAACCGCTGGTTCTCTTGAATATTGTCCCATTGTATCAATCAAAGCAAacgttgaaaaatcacgagCACAGCGTCCTGGTTAGTCAAGCTTGTCTTCATCGAATTACTTGGCCATAATGACCTGGCTACTGCTCCAGTGCACTTTTTCCTTTGGGTGCTACCCCACATCCGATTCCGCGACCGTTTGGCGTCCATGCTCCGCTCCAGTTGCGTCCTCAAAGAAGCAATATTTTGAGAACCTCCAGGCTCCAGCATCTTGATCATGCCCCGTTCTCGAGGGTTCTGTGTTCTCCTGCAGATCTACGGAGACTGCTTAGTTGGCCTGAACGATGGCCTCACTGTCAAGATGATAGTAAACTCTCGGCAAATCCGCCTCGATGAGCTAAGTAGAGCTCTTGAGTGGCGCTTATAGCCTCTGAATACAGGAGAATCAAGGGTGTCAAATACTTGAATAATGTCCAAGTAGTCTTGGACTTCGAGAAATGAGAGCGGTTTCTTACTCCTCATCCCATGTCGACGAGGTTTTCGAACGCAAATCACTTCGACAATGGGGTGGGTTATCAAGAAACGAAAAAAGACACAACATCGCGCACTGCGAGAGTTTTTCGTGCGTGGCTTACATGGCCCGGCTGAAATACTTGATTTAATGACCACTACCGCAGTTGCGAGATGCAAGACTGCTGGCACGGATCATGGCCCCCATATACCTACCGCCTTGGTGCTTTGGAAGGCAGCCTAAGCAGCTCGCCTGAGTCGTCCAAAAATGCTTCGGCATGCATGAATCACCACGGTTAGCAGCAGAACTGGTGCAGGGTACGCATTGACCAAACTTGAGCTGGCAAGATCTTGACTGTTACCACCAAGCCGTCGGAATGTCACTTTTGCGTTGCGATCAACATGCTCCCTGTCGAAAACGAATTTGCATTTAGCTGTCTTTGTCCAACATGACTGCCCTCCGTTTGCCCACCAGAGACGCGACATATACGTTGATTTCCTGTACCAGGAAGCTGGGCGCGACGTGACCGTCATCTAGCATTGAAGGGCTTGCAAGTGCTCATGGCGGCGGCAAGAATCAACGGCGCCGTCGTCATTCCAATCATCCTCACAACTTCATGTAACGCACCGTTGGACACTCCGGGGAAACCGGCTATCACCATGACTGACACCAAAATACCAGAATGGGAAGTTCCCAAACTCAGTCGTTTAGACACGTGAGTGAAGATGGCTGACGGACTAAGTCAAAATACTTCAACCTCATATGCGCTGGCCCATTACCTGAAACCCTTACTCGGCCGGAGCAATTTATGTCATAACCATATCATGCCAGTGTTGTTGCGCCTGCTGTCACTGTGGCAGGCACATGAAAGGTTACACAACGCTGGTGCGATCTTTGAACCCTTGCAGCCACAATACCACAACCTGGGAGAATCCTGCCATGTGTTTCCACACAGGATTTCACAGCAATCCCATATGATCCAAGCCTGCTCGTATGTGGCGTGGTGTTGAACTGGGTCAACTTGCACAAACCAGATATTTCAGTCGTTTGTATGATCAAGTATCTAGCATGATCATCTCGACGGCTCCGTGGCAGCACACGCACGTCTTACAGACCCAGGATACGCCAGACATATCACCAGTCCTGTCTTGAAACGCAATTTCGCACCCATCTCTGGGTGTAACTCCGATCCTGCTGGCAGATGGGAATCTTCGGGTCTCGCCCCTGAGAAATAGATTTGGGTCCGCCTGTCTCGGCTATCTGCGTTACACTGCCGACGAATATGCGATTCAGCTTCCTAACTTGACAGTTTGGTATTGTAGCCGAATGAGGCTCCACATGCTCCGTCGACTGGTGGTTGAGCTTAGACGGCAGCTTTACTGATTGCACGTGAAGGCAACTCGAGCAGGCCTCTCATTGTGATGCCAGTAACTGACCAGTATACACTTGTGACATGGTTTTTAGTGGATGTGCTGTTTGATCCCAGTCGGAGGGGGGATATGGCTGCTAACATCGCGACACCACGGCTAATCCGGAAATCTACATATCCAGGACGGATAGTCAAGATGTCCATATTGGCAAATCGGCTTCTCTCAGTCTGCGTCTGTAGTCTCATGATACAGTGGAATTATCCACTGACGTACCACACTGACTTCTTCTAGCCTGTCATCACTCAAAACTATTCATCAACATGATCCAAAGAGTGTCACTCTTGTGGTGCATGGCGATGGCGAGAGCCCGACACAAGAGCAGTTAACGTTGCTTAGCTTCTTCGCAGCCACACTGAGGCCGCCATGGTCTGGCCGCGTCTTTCCAAACACTGAGACCTTTCTATCAATGTTTACGTAGAGGTAGAAGACTCGGATCCCGGCTGGTGCTTCTTTTTTGGGAATAACGTCCATGGTCATGTGGAACGCACGGCACGGTAGCCGAGGCCAGGCTGTATCGGTGACCCCTATAAAGCTCTTGTCCTCGTGTGCCATCTTCTACTTTCTTCGATCCAGAAGTTCAAGTCCAAGCTTCTGTCTCTCGTTTTTACCGCCGTCATCCGTCTTACCAGGCCCTCGATAGATTCTGCACGCCGCTCTTTACTGCGTCTCGGTGACCACTCTATAGAGAGAGGCTCACCATGAAGTCTTTCACGTGGCTGTGGTTGGCAGTCGTCGCCCTGGCTGCTGTCGCATCGGCTCAGAAAAAGCGCCTCTTGTTCTATGGCAGCGTGGAGTACAGAGAGTGGCAAGAAGCTGAGGATTTAGGCTATGAAGGTCAGAACTTATTGGTGCCTTGATCGATCCCTCTCCGAAGTCTCAGGCCTAGCTAACATCATGCGTTTGCTCTAGTCGTCAACGTCACCGATGCTCAGTGGCGCTCTTACACTCAAGATGATTTTGCCCAGTTCGCTGCCATCGTTGTCCAGGATCCTGACTGCAAATCACTTCCGGAAGTTGACAATCTAAGGTTGCTCGAAGAAACCAAGACCAAATGGTCGCCAGCGGTGACGGGACCCGTCATCCTCATCGGCACGGATCCCTCATTCCACGCCGGTGACTACGAAGGAGCCGTGTCTCTGATCCGGGGCGGACTGAATTTTGCAGCGTCGGGCAATGAGACGGGGTTATATTTTTCGCTCTCATGCTACTATCAAAATGTCGAAAAGGAGATTGTCTCGGTGCTATCCGAGTTTGGTACCTTTGAAGTGCGAGGCCAGCTGAGCTgctacaacgacgcacatcTGGTGGCAAATTCAACAGCTCTCTTGGGCATAAAAGATGAGGACCTGAGCGACTGGTCCTGCAGTGTCCACgaggtcttttccaactacCCCAAGGCTGGCATGCGCGGATTCGAGCCCTTGGTGATCGCTCAGGGGGCTACCGGCGCCGGGAACTTGACCTTTGCAGACAACAGCACGGGAGTCCCCTACATCCTTACAAAGTTTGCCACGCCGATCGGCTGTGGAAATGGCATATGGGAGTCCCGTCTTGGCGAGGAGTGTGACTATGGCGACTCCAATGGCCATGATAACAGCACTTGTACCCTGTCTTGCAGGTGCATATATGGGGCGTTGGGAAATGGAACTTGTTCGTCTGTTAACAACTCAACAAGTTCATCCACCACTCGCGGGTTCAGTAGCACGCTTTTCACTAACTCGAGGTATGTTGCAACTTCCATTCGTAGGTGAGGGTGGTCGCTGACGATGCAGTAGCTCCACGGCTACTTCCACTACCAGCTCTTCAGTAACGGCAACGAGCGAGGTGTCCAATTCCATTACAGTCATTACGGTTGTGGTTACGTCCACCGTTTCTATCAACCCGTCATCCTCGTCTCTCACTACATTCACGACAGTGTCCACTTCTACCCTCTTACCCCTGACATCAGACTCATCGGCGGTAAGCTCTGAGACGACAGCTACTCCGGGACCGTCAGTGACAACGATCGTCATCACTTCCACTGTGTCCATCAATCCCAGTTCCTCATCTACCACGACAATAACAAGCGTGGTGCCAATCTCTGGCTCAACAGCAAACTCAGCCAGCGCGTCGCCAAGTTCCGGTTCTGAGGTTTCCACTGTTACTTCTGTTGTGACATCGTATGTGTCTATCAATCCAAGTTCCTCCTCGGAAACTGTATACACGACTGTGTATGTAACCGCTATACCTGCTGGATCTTCCGCTTCCCCAACGGAGACCCCGACATCTACGATCAACAGTCCATCAATCTCGACCGTGACTTCGGTAGTGACCTCGGTAGTTACCGTAAACCCGAGCTCTTCGTCAACCACCATATACACCACTGTCTATCCCACAACGATTCTGCCACCAACACCCTCTAATGCTGGTCAAGTatcttcttcatcatcaGGGACAGCTGTGTCTTCCTCGAGGCAGTACACGACAATCACTTCGGTTTACACTACACTGGTCACCGTGAATCCCAACTCGATTTTCACCTCGTACTACACGACGTACATTACAGTTCGGCTCGGACAGATCGCCACCACGGCTCCTTTCCCGAACTCGACAGCCATCCAGACGGGATCCGCCACGTCGACTTCCGTCTTCAACGTGACCTCAAGCTCGATATTGGTCACTGTCATACCCACAACTAGCGTCTCCTCCGTCTCACTCTCCTCTGTCATCGTCACCGTGATTCCGACCTCGCTGATCTCCACTGTGGTCAGCATCATTCCCAGCACGGCTGTTGGGAATATTTCGCTGAGTTCCACCTTGGTGACAGTCCTGCCGATAACCTCGACGGCCGGGGGTCAGGCCACCTCGTTGTCGTCCGTGGGAAGCAACTCTACGCAGCTCGTGACAGAGACTGTGTCTTCTACCGTCACTCTCCCCCAGCCATCTGGATCAGTGACGTCTGGGTCGGGAGCTAACTCTTCTCAACTTGTTACGGAGACTATCTCTGCCACTGTGACTGTTACCCCGTCCTCAAGTTCGCAATTGATATCTGCCTCGGGAACTAGTTCGTCTGGGCTTGTTACAGCGACTGTCTCCGCTACAGTCACCGTTATCCCATCCTCAAGCTCACAGGCGCTGCCTATCTCGGCAAGCAATTCTTCCGGGCTTGTCACAGAA
Proteins encoded in this region:
- a CDS encoding vacuolar protein sorting-associated protein 74 produces the protein MSTNASGGLTRRRGGGGGGGGGGAGAGGDEGSSSNAGAIGRSDSSSNFQKESSSSAPETSYEKGENGHKIAFDPRDISESAERSKQPKLTLMEEVLLLGLKDKQGYLSFWNDNISYALRGCIVIELAFRGRISMQKDPSRRRFPLADRLVEVIDDSLTGEVLLDEALKLMKSSEKMSVSSWIDLLSGETWNLMKIGYQLKQVRERLAKGLVDKGILRTEKRNFLLFDMATHPVVDGGAKEEIRRRVRNVLTQRTVVLPGSQFLPENLEFRYSRTIALVCAAYAANVLENALSTLGHEARERAFAQTDELLAEYSQWPFGKKATAHGIGANLPQVISDEIAKGKDKELQLEVVAACLSVFTRLDSLL